A window of the Echeneis naucrates chromosome 3, fEcheNa1.1, whole genome shotgun sequence genome harbors these coding sequences:
- the supv3l1 gene encoding ATP-dependent RNA helicase SUPV3L1, mitochondrial — MSVNRCVSLFSRVQRHINSQTPRITAGSFHASPGSCLSHKQRKAGLAVCIRNVSSNSSPPKTPDTSLFIPVTLKTDPAVDGTVGLELSQPLDKDELLKVLNRFYKRKEMQKLAADHGLDARLFHQAFISFRKYLLESSALPADLHIVLSDICCGAGHIDDIYPYFMRHAKQIFPMLDCIDDLRKISDLRVPANWYPEARAIQRKVIFHSGPTNSGKTYHAIQRYLAAKSGVYCGPLKLLAHEIFEKSNNAGVPCDLVTGEERTFVDLDGQAAGHVACTIEMCSVTTPYEVAVIDEIQMIRDPSRGWAWTRALLGLCAEEIHVCGETAAIDFIRELMYTTGEEVEVHNYKRLTPFSVLDQAVETLDNLRPGDCVVCFSKNDIYSISRQIEARGLECAVIYGSLPPGTKLSQAKKFNDPDDPCKILVATDAIGMGLNLSIKRIIFNSLVKPNVNEKGEKQMENISTSQALQIAGRAGRFSSKFKEGEVTTMHRDDLPILKELLSHLVEPIETAGLHPTAEQIEMFAYHLPDASLSNLIDIFVSLSQVDGLYFVCNIDDFKFLADMIQHIPLNLRSRYVFCTAPINKKQPFVCTSFLKFARQFSRDDPLTFNWVCRHISWPVAEPKNIKDLVHLEAVHDVLDLYLWLSYRFMDMFPDTASVREIQRKLDNIIQEGVRNITCLIRATDHNITIPQTHTSRRGEITGNSGAAGSNVLTGNRSQRGHRSSGEIMDSSLASRLVRDGLLTPDLLRQLQKEWSKNKREDFTNRQASNAQFHNNTRGKKKKK, encoded by the exons ATGTCAGTAAacaggtgtgtgtctctgttttctcgGGTCCAGCGCCACATTAACAGCCAGACTCCCCGCATCACCGCCGGCAGCTTTCATGCGTCTCCCGGATCTTGTTTGTCACATAAACAACGAAAGGCAGGTTTAGCGGTCTGCATCAGAAACGTGTCATCCAATAGCTCTCCCCCCAAAACCCCGGATACATCTCTGTTCATCCCCGTCACCCTGAAGACGGACCCGGCGGTGGATGGGACTGTCGGCTTGGAGCTGAGCCAGCCGCTCGATAAAG atGAACTCCTGAAAGTTTTGAACCGGTTTTATAAAAGGAAGGAGATGCAGAAACTGGCGGCAGATCATGGCCTGGATG ctCGTCTGTTCCACCAGGCCTTCATCAGCTTCAGGAAGTATTTGCTGGAATCGTCAGCACTTCCCGCTGATCTGCACATTGTCCTCAGTGACATCTGCTGCGGAGCAG GTCACATAGATGACATCTATCCATACTTCATGCGCCATGCAAAGCAAATCTTTCCTATGCTGGACTGTATAGATGACCTGAGAAAGATTTCAGACCTCAGAGTCCCTGCCAACTG GTACCCTGAAGCGCGTGCCATTCAGAGGAAAGTGATTTTCCACTCTGGCCCCACCAACAGTGGTAAAACATACCATGCTATCCAGCGCTACTTGGCTGCTAAGTCTGGAGTTTACTGTGGCCCTCTAAAGCTCCTGGCCCATGAGATCTTTGAGAAGAGCAACAATGCT GGTGTGCCATGTGACCTGGTCACAGGGGAGGAGAGGACCTTTGTGGATTTGGACGGTCAAGCAGCAGGTCATGTTGCCTGCACCATTGAGATGTGCAGTGTCACTACACCTT ATGAGGTGGCTGTGATTGAtgaaattcaaatgatcagAGATCCCTCTAGAGGTTGGGCCTGGACGAGAGCACTGTTGG GTCTCTGTGCAGAGGAGATCCATGTGTGTGGAGAGACTGCAGCCATAGACTTCATCAGAGAGCTGATGTACACCactggagaggaggtggag GTGCACAACTACAAGCGTTTAACTCCATTCTCAGTCTTGGACCAGGCTGTGGAGACATTAGACAACCTCAGACCAGGAGATTGTGTCGTCTGTTTCAGCAAAAATGACATCTACTCCATAAGCCGACAGATTGAGGCCAGAGGACTAGAGTGTGCTGTAATTTATGGGAGTTTACCTCCAG GAACCAAGCTGTCACAGGCCAAGAAGTTCAATGACCCTGATGACCCCTGCAAGATCCTGGTTGCAACAGATGCCATTGGAATGGGCCTTAACCT GAGTATCAAACGTATCATCTTCAACAGTCTGGTAAAGCCTAATGTGAATGAGAAGGGGGAGAAGCAGATGGAAAACATCAGCACATCACAGGCTCTGCAGATCGCTGGCCGCGCTGGAAG GTTCTCCTCCAAGTTTAAAGAGGGAGAAGTTACCACAATGCACAGAGATGATTTGCCTATCCTAAAAGAGTTACTCAGCCACTTAGTGGAACCCATTGAG ACTGCAGGTCTTCAtcccacagcagagcagatAGAGATGTTTGCTTATCATCTCCCTGATGCCAGCCTGTCCAACCTGATT GACATTTTCGTTAGCCTGTCTCAGGTGGATGGTCTGTATTTTGTCTGCAACATTGATGATTTCAAGTTTCTGGCTGATATGATTCAGCATATCCCACTCAACCTGAGGTCACGCTACGTATTCTGTACTGCTCCCATCAACAAGAAACAGCCTTTTGTCTGCACCTCTTTCCTGAAG TTTGCACGTCAGTTCAGTCGGGATGATCCTCTGACTTTCAACTGGGTGTGTCGTCATATCAGCTGGCCTGTGGCTGAACCTAAAAATATTAAAGATCTGGTTCACTTGGAAGCTGTTCATGATGTGTTGGATCTTTACCTCTGGTTAAG CTACCGTTTCATGGATATGTTTCCAGACACTGCCTCAGTTCGAGAAATACAGCGGAAGCTTGACAACATCATCCAAGAGGGAGTCCGCAATATTACTTGTCTTATCAGAGCCACCGACCACAACATTACCATACCACAGACACATACCAGCAGGCGTGGAGAAATAACTGGTAACAGTGGAGCTGCTGGTAGTAATGTTTTAACTGGTAACAGAAGTCAAAGGGGGCATAGAAGCTCAGGGGAGATAATGGACAGCTCTTTGGCAAGTCGACTGGTGAGAGATGGGCTGTTGACTCCTGATTTGCTCCGGCAGCTGCAGAAGGAGTGgtccaaaaataaaagagaggatTTCACCAATCGACAAGCTTCCAATGCACAGTTTCATAATAACACcagagggaaaaagaagaagaaatga